In one window of Solanum pennellii chromosome 2, SPENNV200 DNA:
- the LOC107009302 gene encoding uncharacterized protein LOC107009302, giving the protein MASSTVNRWLRPEVYPLFAAVGVAVGICGFQLIRNVCINPEVRVNKENRAAGVLENFSEGEKYAEHGLRKFVRNRSPEIMPSINGFFSDPK; this is encoded by the exons ATGGCTTCCTCCACCGTCAACCGATGGCTGAGGCCCGAG GTGTATCCACTATTTGCAGCCGTAGGAGTAGCTGTTGGAATTTGTGGGTTTCAATTGATTCGCAACGTCTGTATCAATCCTGAAGTCAG GGTGAACAAGGAAAACAGGGCAGCAGGAGTGTTGGAGAACTTTTCAGAAGGGGAGAAATATGCAGAGCATGGTCTTAGGAAGTTCGTTCGTAACAGGTCTCCAGAGATCATGCCATCTATCAATGGCTTCTTCAGCGATCCGAAGTGA